A single Anopheles arabiensis isolate DONGOLA chromosome 2, AaraD3, whole genome shotgun sequence DNA region contains:
- the LOC120894331 gene encoding prenylated Rab acceptor protein 1, whose amino-acid sequence METPEVHIDVSGNMETPPDTKSGFNLSSFTNFSTRIPSLWELLRLSRQNIRPWSEFLQTSNFKTVANVSRLTNRIIRNLAYFQSNYLFVFLGLIVYCLLTSPLILIVLGAVFYACYKIKQISTPVAFFSKQLNTNQQCVAVGVASVPVLYLAGAGAVMFWVLGASFFVISLHAVFYNIDAIVTEDTETFLSETV is encoded by the exons atGGAAACTCCAGAGGTTCATATCGATGTGAGTGGAAACATGGAAACGCCACCGGACACCAAATCCGGTTTCAACCTATCCTC GTTTACCAACTTTTCCACCCGCATCCCGAGCTTGTGGGAGCTGTTGCGCCTAAGCCGGCAGAACATTCGCCCGTGGTCAGAGTTTCTACAAACGTCCAACTTCAAAACGGTGGCAAATGTGTCCCGCCTCACGAACCGCATCATTCGCAATCTGGCCTACTTTCAAAGCAACTATCTGTTTGTGTTTCTGGGTCTGATTGTCTATTGTTT GTTGACCTCACCGCTCATACTGATAGTGCTGGGAGCCGTGTTTTATGCTTGCTACAAAATCAAACAGATCAGCACGCCGGTGGCATTCTTCAGcaagcagttgaacacgaacCAGCAATGCGTTGCGGTCGGTGTCGCCTCCGTGCCGGTGCTGTATCTGGCCGGGGCCGGTGCCGTCATGTTCTGGGTGCTGGGTGCCTCATTCTTTGTGATATCACTCCACGCGGTCTTCTACAATATCGATGCAATCGTGACGGAGGACACGGAAACGTTCCTCTCCGAAACGGTGTGA